The following proteins are co-located in the Alphaproteobacteria bacterium genome:
- the raiA gene encoding ribosome-associated translation inhibitor RaiA codes for MNLTVKGKQIDIGDALREHVHSNISSICNKYFIDPIEASVTFSREAYLIKVQISVHIGKGILLQAEDNADLPYPAFDLAVQHLIKRLQKYKKRLKDHQRKSVDSFAVQHYVLAPEPDLEEHHDQNNISHPTIVAEMETDIATLTVSEAVMRLDLADLNAMMFRNRSHGGLNMVYRRLDGHIGWIDPQNKELLNQK; via the coding sequence ATGAATTTAACAGTTAAGGGTAAACAAATAGACATCGGGGATGCATTGCGTGAACATGTTCACAGCAATATATCTTCTATCTGTAATAAATATTTTATTGATCCTATCGAAGCTAGTGTTACTTTTTCCCGTGAAGCTTATTTAATTAAAGTACAAATTTCAGTCCATATTGGTAAAGGTATTTTATTACAAGCTGAAGATAATGCTGATCTACCTTATCCTGCATTTGATTTGGCAGTTCAACACCTTATTAAAAGATTACAAAAATACAAAAAAAGGCTAAAAGATCATCAACGCAAATCTGTTGATAGTTTTGCTGTACAACATTATGTATTAGCACCTGAACCAGATTTAGAAGAACACCATGATCAAAATAATATATCTCATCCAACTATCGTTGCAGAAATGGAAACTGATATAGCAACTTTAACCGTGAGCGAAGCCGTTATGCGATTAGATTTAGCGGATCTTAATGCAATGATGTTTAGAAACCGTTCCCACGGGGGATTAAATATGGTTTATCGGCGTCTTGATGGTCATATTGGTTGGATTGACCCCCAAAATAAAGAATTGCTTAATCAAAAATAA
- a CDS encoding DUF1150 domain-containing protein, producing MNISERLRTMSENEFAVLGMQGIAYIRPIIVDDKQAYSVHAADGSRIGIAPTFESAMVGIREGNLEPLSVH from the coding sequence ATGAATATTAGTGAAAGATTAAGAACAATGTCTGAAAATGAATTTGCTGTATTGGGAATGCAAGGGATTGCTTATATTCGGCCTATTATTGTAGATGATAAGCAAGCATATTCTGTTCATGCAGCTGATGGCAGTAGAATAGGGATCGCCCCTACATTTGAATCTGCTATGGTTGGTATTCGCGAGGGTAATTTAGAACCTTTAAGTGTTCACTAA
- the lptB gene encoding LPS export ABC transporter ATP-binding protein, with protein MSYNTKSKNYSKPAHTISAPSSENYDFLSKQDGLWAWGLGKEFRQKPILRDVNIFVNRGEAVGLLGPNGAGKTTCFYTITGLIKLDHGKIFLDGQDITDFPMYKRASLGIGYLSQEASIFRGLTVEENLKSVLEYIEPDKNSREEKLENLLHEFSIEYLRHSPAISLSGGERRRVEIARALASSPKFILLDEPLAGIDPIAVADIRDLVFHLKDRGIGVLITDHNVRETLDIVDRAYILYGGKILREGTPEIIVNDQIVRRIYLGENFDL; from the coding sequence ATGTCTTATAATACAAAATCAAAAAATTATTCTAAGCCTGCACATACTATTTCTGCTCCTTCATCAGAAAATTATGATTTTTTATCTAAACAAGATGGATTATGGGCATGGGGTCTTGGCAAAGAGTTTCGTCAAAAACCTATTCTGCGTGACGTCAATATATTTGTAAATCGAGGTGAAGCTGTAGGGTTGCTTGGACCTAATGGTGCTGGTAAAACTACATGTTTTTATACAATTACAGGTTTGATTAAATTAGATCACGGAAAAATTTTTTTAGATGGCCAAGACATTACCGATTTTCCTATGTATAAACGCGCAAGCTTAGGCATAGGATATTTATCCCAAGAAGCATCAATTTTCAGGGGACTTACCGTCGAAGAAAATCTAAAATCCGTTTTAGAATATATAGAACCTGATAAAAACAGCCGTGAAGAAAAATTAGAAAATCTTTTACATGAATTTTCTATTGAATATCTACGTCATAGTCCTGCGATATCTTTATCAGGTGGAGAGAGAAGACGCGTAGAAATTGCACGAGCACTTGCGTCATCGCCTAAATTCATTTTATTAGATGAACCACTAGCTGGAATTGATCCTATTGCTGTCGCAGATATCAGAGATCTTGTTTTTCATCTTAAAGATCGGGGAATTGGTGTTCTTATTACAGATCATAATGTACGCGAAACATTAGATATTGTTGATCGTGCCTATATTCTTTATGGTGGAAAAATTTTACGTGAAGGGACACCAGAAATTATTGTCAATGATCAGATTGTACGCCGTATCTATCTTGGGGAGAATTTTGACCTTTAA
- the ptsN gene encoding PTS IIA-like nitrogen regulatory protein PtsN codes for MEINQLLTPERILVNLHASNKKQLLQELSSYASSIVNINERSIFETLLEREALGTTGVGQGIAIPHGKFDSLKQLYGFFVRLETPINFDSIDNQDVDLIFLLLAPETSGADHLKALAKISRLLRNQTICEKIRATEDINSIYGIFIHTPASHAA; via the coding sequence ATGGAAATCAATCAACTTTTAACACCAGAGCGTATTTTAGTTAATTTACATGCCTCTAATAAAAAGCAACTTTTACAAGAGCTTTCTTCCTATGCATCATCCATTGTTAATATTAATGAAAGAAGCATTTTTGAAACTCTTTTAGAACGGGAAGCATTAGGTACAACAGGGGTAGGACAAGGTATTGCTATACCTCACGGAAAATTTGATTCCTTAAAGCAGCTATATGGTTTTTTTGTTCGTCTAGAAACACCAATTAATTTTGATTCAATTGATAACCAAGATGTTGATTTAATTTTTTTGCTCTTAGCCCCAGAAACCTCTGGTGCTGATCATTTAAAAGCTTTAGCAAAAATTTCAAGGCTTTTACGCAATCAAACGATCTGTGAAAAAATTAGAGCAACGGAAGACATTAATTCTATTTACGGCATTTTTATTCATACACCCGCTAGTCACGCGGCTTAA